A stretch of Buteo buteo chromosome 21, bButBut1.hap1.1, whole genome shotgun sequence DNA encodes these proteins:
- the BARX1 gene encoding homeobox protein BarH-like 1, translating to MQHPLELGAAHYFPAEAFPDHRSHRYRSFMIEEILTDPPDAKGAAPAGELLKFGVQALLSARPYHNHLAVLKAEPAAVFKFPLAPLGCSGLGSALLAAGSGLQGGSASPHLPLELHLRGKLEPGPPEPGSKAKKGRRSRTVFTELQLMGLEKRFEKQKYLSTPDRIDLAESLGLSQLQVKTWYQNRRMKWKKIVLQGGGLESPTKPKGRPKKNSIPSSEQLSEQERARDAEKPPESLGSPAEVSQEE from the exons ATGCAGCACCCGCTGGAGCTGGGGGCCGCGCACTACTTCCCGGCCGAAGCCTTCCCCGACCACCGCTCGCACCGCTACCGCAGCTTCATGATCGAGGAGATCCTCACCGACCCCCCGGACGCCAAAGGGGCCGCGCCGGCCGGGGAGCTGCTGAAGTTCGGGGTGCAGGCGCTGCTCTCCGCCCGGCCCTACCACAACCACCTCG CGGTGCTGAAGGCGGAGCCGGCCGCCGTGTTCAAGTTCCCGCTGGCTCCCTTGGGCTGCTCGGGGCTGGGCTCGGCGCTGCTGGCCGCCGGCTCGGGGCTGCAGGGCGGCTCCGCCTCGCCCCATCTCCCGCTGGAGCTGCACCTCCGCGGCAAGCTGGAGCCGGGCCCCCCGGAGCCGGGCAGCAAGGCCAAGAAGGGGCGCCGGAGCCGCACCGTCTTCACCGAGCTGCAGCTCATGGGGCTGGAGAAGCGCTTCGAGAAGCAGAAATACCTCTCCACGCCCGACAG AATAGACCTGGCCGAATCgctggggctcagccagctccaGGTGAAAACCTGGTACCAGAACAGGCgcatgaaatggaagaaaata GTGCTGCAGGGGGGCGGCCTGGAGTCCCCCACCAAGCCCAAGGGCCGCCCCAAGAAGAACTCCATCCCCAGCAGCGAGCAGCTCTCGGAGCAGGAGCGAGCCCGGGACGCCGAGAAGCCGCCCGAGAGCCTGGGCTCGCCGGCCGAGGTCAGCCAGGAGGAGTGA